From the genome of Natrinema marinum:
CGCTCAGGACCGTCTCGAGTGAGTCCCACTCCGATTCGGGGACGGCGGTGATCGAGCCCTGCAGAAGCGCGCTCTCCCAGTTGTACATCGTGTCGACTTTGAACGCGAGGAAACTGGCGGCGTCTGCCGCCTCGCTCAGCATTTGTTTCCGGCTGCTGGAGCCCAGGAGGAACGTGAAGTAGAGCCGCGTCTCGCCATCGTAGCCGAACGTGAGCGGAAGAAGGTAGGGAGCGTCTTCCCCAGGGAGACCCAGAACGCCCGTTTTCTGGCTCGACAGGAAGCCCCGAACGTCGTCGTCGCTCATCTTTTCCAGTCCGTACTCTTGTAGTTCGTCGACTGACATGCTATGACGCTCTCCGAGGAGCGCAAAAAAGCCATCCCGCCATGTGCGACAGTGAGAAAAATAGTCGATGCTGGAAGCAGACCACAACGGGCGCTCAGTGCCGTTTTCGATGGCTCTCTGTGATCCTGATACCACGTCCCGCTTCGACGCGCCGAGTTCGCTCGCGGTGTCGAAAGTGGGGGCAAGAATCACCTACTTTGGCGTGGTATGGTAGCTATGGACGAACCACGCGACTTCGACGATATCCTCGTCCCGACCGACGGTAGCAAAGCCGCCCGCAACGGTGCCGAACAGGCGATCAAGTTCGCGCGGCGAAACGACGCGACCCTGCACGTCCTGTACGCCATGGACATGGGCGACGCCGACTACGTCGCCGTTCCGAGCGACATCGCGGAGACGCGGCGCCGCCTCGAGAAGAAGGGCGAAAAGTTCGTCTCCGAGATCGAGGATTTCGCTGCGGACGCCGGAGTCGATTGCGTCACGGCGGTCGTGGCGAACACGCCCGTCGAGGCCATCCACGAGTACGTCGACGAACACGACATCGATCTCGTCGTAATGGGCAAACGCGGGCGTTCGGACCCCGACAAACCGCTGATCGGCTCGATCACGAACCGGGTGGTCGGCTCGCTCGACGTTCCCGTGTTCACCGCCTGAGCGACCCCTAGAATAAGGTCGATCCGGACCGATCCATCAGTTGGGAGACATCATGTACGACCGAATCCTCTTTCCGACCGACGGTAGCGATGTCGCGGACGCTGCGGCCGAGGCGGCCGTCACGTTCGCCCGGCGATTCGACGCCGACTTACACGCGGTCCACGTCCTCGAGTTCGGCGAACTCCCGCCTGGGGTCGAGGACGACGCGGCCGACGAGTTCGCCCACCTCGGCGAGGAAGCGGTCAGAAGTGCCACCGAACTGGCGGCCGACGCCGGCGTCGACGCGACGGGGACGGTTCTCGAGGGCGGCCGACCGGTCCATCGTGCGGTCCTCGAGTACGCCGACGAACACGACGCGGACTGCATCGTAATGGGAACCTACGGTCGCACCGGGCTCGACCGGTTCGTCCTCGGCAGCGTCGCGGAACGGATCCTGCGCGAAGCGCCCGTGCCAGTCGTGACCGTCCACGAGGACACGGTCGTCGATTCGGCCCTCGATTCGGTGCTGGTCCCAACCGACGGCAGCGACTGCGCCGCGGCGGCAGTCGACCACGCTATCGACCTGGCGACGGTGACTGACGCGACGCTCCACGCCGTCAACGTCGTCGATCTCGGCGTCTTCTGGGACGAGAGCGCGGCCATCGCCCTCGACGCGCTCGAGGACGCGGGCGAGCGCGTGACCGAACGGGCCGTCGAACGCGCCGCCGACGCCGGCGTCGCGACCGCCGACGCGGCGGTCCTGACCGGGACGCCACACCACGAGATCGTCGCCTACGCCGACGAGCACGATATCGATTGCATCGTCATGGGTACCCACGGGCGGACCGGACTGGACCGGTATCTCCTGGGCAGCGCCACCGAACGGGTGGTCCGCCACACCGACGTTCCGGTGATCTCAGTCAAAGACCGGTCGTAGGCTCTCCGCCGACGGTGCCCGTGCGAAGACGGGCGCGACCCCGGACTCGTTCGACGAGCGGCCGATCGACTTCCGAGGGAGCAGCCGGTCGTACGTGCGCTCAAAACCTGATTACCGGTCGTTCTGTGGTGGTAACAGCTGTCTGACGGGGAGAAATGATTACATAACTACGGGCGTAATGCCCGCGACGATCGGGGGTCGAGACGGCTGCCCGCTTCCTCGCAGAGCCATGCGAATTCGTGTCTCGCCGTCGGTGTGGCGACGGATCTCGGCTTCGGTGTGACACTGTATCCCGCCGTCGGCGGCTTCTTCGAGGCCAGCGATCCGCGTTAGCGGACGACGGTGACTGGAACGGTGGCGCGTTCGACGACCTCCTTGGCGACGCTGCCGAGCAGCCGTTCAGCCCGCTCCGAGCGGCCGCGGTGACCGACGTAGATCGCGTCGAACCCTTCCGCCGTAGCGTAGTCGGGGATCTCCGCGGCCGGATCGCCGTAGAGGAGTTCATCCTCGACGTCGTGGCCGAATGTCTTGGCGCGCTCGGTCGCCTCCTCGAGAACGTCGCCGCCCCGCCGTTCGGCGGCTTCGATGCTCTCGAGGATCAGTCGCTGCTCGGCGTCCGTAAGCGTCGAGACGGGGCCGCGTCCGCCTTCGTCGTAGACGGCGGGATCGACGACGTAGACGATCGTTATCGATCCCTCGAACGCGTCCGCGATGTCGGTGGCGTACTCGAGGGCGTTTGCGGCCTCCTCGGACCCGTCGACGGCTACCAAGAGCTTCATACGGAGAACGGCGACGTGCAGCGAGTTAAATCGGTAACCGGTTCCACGACGGTTCGGCCGGTCGTCCCGGTGGCCGGTGATTCGTCACGAACGGGCGAAATCGAAGTCGCTTCGACCGGCCCCACTCGAGGCGTCGGGTTCCGAATCGGGGCTGCCGGCTTGGGGTAGACGGCCCGTGGGTGGTGTTTTATTCTGCTGGCGACCGTCGTAGTTCGTAATGACCCGAACGATCGAACTCGACGACGAACTCGCACAACGAATCGAGGGCCACCTCGAGGACGACGAGACCATCGAGGAGTTCGTTGCCGAACTGGTCGCGATCTACGAGCAGGAGGGGCGGTTCCTCCAGGAAGGGGCGTAAGCCGAGGCGCCCAAGGTCCACCGGGCGGGAGAGCGGGAAGTGAACTCGAGCCACCGTCGAACGTGAGTCTGCCCGATCGGCTACCGCTCCATCGGTGTGTCCGCCGGAGGCCCGTGGTCCAGTAAGTCAACGGGAGGAGGCAATTTCGTTAATACCACCTCCGTGGTATGTGTACACATGGGCGAAGCTGATTCATCGATACGGAACGTCCGCGTCTGGGCAGCCCGTGACCGTCTGGGGTGGTGGCTGCTGGGAGCCGCGTTACTGGCCGTGCTGGGGCTCGTCATCAATCACTACCTCCCCTGGCTCGTCTTCGGGCTGTTCATCTACTACGTCGCGCGGCCGATCACGCGGCGACTCGAACGGCGCATCGCTTCGCCGACGCTCGTCGCGGCACTGACGCTGCTCCTGATCGTCGTTCCGATCGTGGTGATGCTCGGTGCGATTTTGCTCGTCGCGCTCGGGCAACTGGTGACAGCGATGGCCGAGTTGCCGGTCGACAGCATCCTCGCACAGCTGCCGGTTCAGATCTCAGACCTCCCGAACACGCCCTCGGAGGTGTACGACACGACGGTCGTGTTGATTCAGGAGCCGTCCGTTCAGACCCTGCTCGGTTCCGTCGGGCAGGCGATCGGCGCGGTCGGTGCAGTGTTGTTCAATATGTTCATCTCGCTGCTGATCGCGTTCTTCCTGCTCGTCAGCGACCGCGATATCGCCGACTGGTTCGAATCGAACGTCTTCGGCGAGGAGGGCCTGGTGACCGACTACTTCTCGGCCATCGATCGCGGACTGGGCTCGATCTACTTCGGCTATACGATGACGATCTTCGCGGTCATCATCCTCTCGGCGATCATCTACACGCTGTTTAACGTCTTCGCGCCCGGCGGACTGGCGATCCCCTCGGCCGTGCTGTTCGCCGTCGTCACCGGTCTGTTCACGCTCGTCCCGCTCGTCGGTCGGTCGATCGTCTACGTCGCGATCGCCGGGACTCTCGCGGTTCAGGCGGCGACGGTCGATCCGCGACTTCTCTGGTTCCCGCTCGCGTTCCTCGCGGTCATGATCGTCGCGTTCGACAATCTCGTCCGGACCTATATCCGGCCGTTCCTCTCCGGGCGACTGCTCCACACCGGGCTCGTCATGTTCGCGTACCTGTTCGGCCCGCCGCTGTTCGGCTGGTCGGGCATCTTCCTCGGCCCGTTCCTGATGGTGTTCATCGTGACGTTCGTCCGGATGATCCTCCCGGTGTTGGTCGATCCCGAGCGCGAGCGCGTCGATATCGAGCCCGAACACACGCTCGACGAGTTCGCCGAGAGCCCCGGGGAGCAAGGGGAGACACCCCCGTCCGAGGTGGACCGAACCGACATCGGAACGGGGTGAGGTGGACCGACGCGAGACATCTCTCCCGAAGATCCGCGACTGGATGAACGACAACTCCTGGATCATCTCCGAGGCAGTGATCGCACTCTTCGTCGTCCTGACGCTGCAGAATCTCTTGGGGTAGTCGGGACATCGTCGTCCGAGTCGGCTTCATCGGGCAGGTCTCCGAGGTGGAGTCGGAGAGCAGCCAACGCCTCACTGCCCGCGTTCAGGTCGGTTCGAACGGGTCACCCTGGGAATCGACGGCGTCGCTCCCGCTGGAAGCGACGAGCTCACGCTCCCGACGCGGGAGACGGTGACGTTTCCCCTCGCGAAGTCGCTGCGCGCGTTCGCCCTCGTCGCGCTCACCGCGGATCGGGCTCGGTGGTGCGGCCTTTCAGTACCGTCTCTCTGAACTGTAGCTGGCCGTTCGTGTCGGCCCCTGGCCGAGCGATTGAGCGTTCGGCGTGGGACGTGGCTGCCTCCCACCGGTTTGGCAACCGCGATTCGTTTGGGATATTGATATACGTCTCTCCGTTGATACTGGGATGTATGCTCGGTGAAGACGTACTTCTGGACGTACAGGACGGCATCGCGACGATCACGCTCAACCAGCCGGATCGGATGAACGCCCTCTCGGAGGGGATCAAAACCGGCATCTCGGACGCGCTCGACGAAGTGACCGCCCGAGACGACGCGCGCGTCGTCGTCCTCGAGGGCGCGGGAAAGGCGTTCTGTGCCGGCGGCGACATCAGCGGCATGGCCGACGCCGACTACACAGACCACGAGCGCACCCAGGGCATCGTCGAGGACTGCGAAGCGATCCCGATTCGCATTCACAACCTCGAGTTGCCGACGGTGGCGACGGTCGACGGCTACTGCGTCGGGGCCGGCGTCGGCGTCGCGATGTCCTGTGACATGGTGCTGGCGAGCGACCGCGCCAAGTTCGCACTCGCGTTCCGAAACATCGGCCTGACGCTCGACTACGCGACCTCGCTGTTCGTCACGCGGGCCGTCGGTCCCTACGTCGCGAAGGAACTGGCGCTCACCGGGGAGACGATCTCCGGCGAGGAGGCCGACGAGATCGGCCTGATCAACCACGCGTATCCGGCCAACGAGTTCGAGGACGAAGCGGGCGACTTGATCGAGCGGATCGCCACCGGTCCGACGGTCGCGCTGCACTACTCCGTTCGGAACATCGATCGGTCGTACAACAGTTCGATCCGCGAGGTCGTCGAGCGGGAAGCGAAGTCTCAGAACCTCGCCAGTGGCACGCAGGACCACCGCGAGGGCGTCGAGGCGTTCGGCGAGGATCGCGACCCCTCGTTCGAGGGCCACTGACGGCGGTTCGGTCGGACTCGAGGTCGCTTACCGACCGCGGAACTCCGGCTCTTCGCCCTCGCGCAGCGCTTCGACCGCGCGTCGGTAGTCCTCGGTCTCGAAGACGATCGTCTGTCTGGTCGCCTCGTTGGCCAACGCGTCCTCGAGGCTCGTCTCGTGGCTGGTTCGGACGAGCTCTTTGATGTGTTTGAGGGCGATCGGGGGGCCGGTCGCGATCTCCGAGACGATCTCGTCGGCCCGCGCCTCGAACTCGTCGGTCGCGAAGACGTGATTGACGAGCCCGAGTTCCTGAGCGCGCTCGCCGTCGACGATCCGACCGGTCATCGCCAGCTCCATGGCGAGTCCGCGACCGACGAGTCGGGGGAGGACGTACGAGATGCCACAGTCCATGCTCAGCCCGAAGCGAACGTGGGAGAAACCGATCCTGGTCCGCTCGCTCGCGAGCGGAATATCGCACGCGATCGCGAACCCCGCCGCGTCGCCGATGGCCGGCCCGTCGATCTTCCCGATGATGGGGAGGGGATGCGTGATGAGCTCTCGGACGAGCCGATGTTCGTGGCGTTGTATCTGCTCGACGCTGTCGTGGAGTGTCCCGTCGTCGTCCGACTCGCCCATCGACTCCACGTCGAAGCCCGACGAGAACGCATCGCCGGCACCCTCTAGCACGACACACCGCGCATCGGTGTCACGCGCCGCCTGCAGCGCGTCGTAGATCGTAAGATAGTCGTCTCGAGAAAGGGGATTCCCCCGCTCGGGCTCGTTCATCGTGATCGTGACCACGCGATCGGCGAACGACGTATCGATGCTGTCTGACATAGTCGATCACTCACTGAGCGCACGTGTAAAATTTCCGTGTGATCCGATGATCGCGGAAAAGAGGGCCGCGTCCCGAGTCGCGCTCGCAGTGGGTCGCCTCCGAGCGGTCGGCTGAAACCGCGTTCACCTCGTCGCCTCGAGCCCCTCGAGCGCGTCGACGAGTTCCTCGTACACCGCCGCCGCTCGCTCGTCGTCGTAGCCGGCGTGATACTCCTTCGGGACGCCCCGCTCTGCGAGGTTGACGTGCCGGTCGGGCGTTACGTCGTGTTGAGCTAGACACTTCCGCGCACACTCGAGCGGACAGCCGTCGATCACGAGCGTCGGCCGGTCGTCGGTCGCGGTGTTCACGAGCGGTGGCACGTCGCCGCCGACGCCGGCGATACAGGACATCTCCGCGCGCCGCTCCCGGTCGAGCCTGACGGCGAGGTCGTTGGCCATCTGGGCCGCGCTCGAGCACCCCGAGCACGAGTACACCAGCGGGAGGTCGTCGTAGTCTGCGCTCATCGACGGTGCGTTCGGAGACGTTCTGAAAAGTGGTTGTCCCGAAGGCGTTCGCGTGAGGAAGCCGCTGTGCTCGTGAGTCGCGATTGGCGGCAAAGCGCGGTGACGGACAGATCCTCGCCGTCAGTCATCGACGGCTTCGGACTCGGTGAGTGCGACGATTACCGTCTCGCTGTCGTCGGTGACGTTCGGTGGTTAGAGCAGCCGGTCTCGGAGGTACCGATCGAGGTCGACGGTGTCCTCGAGCGTCTCGAGTTCCTCGAGAAGCTGCTCTATCTCTCGGATATCGTCGGCAGCGAACCCCGCTTCGCGAGCGACTCGGCCGAGGCTGACGAGTAACTCCACCTTGTTGATACCGCTCTCGAGCGCCACGACTCTCGAGACGACGGTCTCGCCGGACGAGTCATCGAGTCGGACGAACGCCGGTGGAATGGCGTCTCGGAGTAACGCCGATACCATCAGAGTGTCTTCGGTCGCGTCGGCCGGAACGTCCGCGAGCATCGCCATCATGAACGCAGCGTCGTCGCCGGGGTCGTCGTCGACGATATTGCGAACGAAGCTGTCGGTGTCGATGCGCCGAAGACTCCGGTTCTCGTCGACGCGGACACGGACGAGTTCGAGGTCCTCGTTGCTGAACTCGGGCGCGATCTCGCCTCGAGGAACGCAGAGATCGGTGCCGATATCGCCCGTCTCGAGGGCGGCGAATGGATCCTTGAGCCCACGGCGCTCGTCCGGCGCTGGCTCGTCACTCTCGTTGAAGGTGGCATCGTCGAGATACGCGGCCTCGGTCGGTGGCCGCCAGCCGCCATCGAGCCACGGCGTGTCGGATTCGATCACGACGGTTTTGCCGTCCTCGAGCGACGCCGTATACCACGGCGGCGACCCGAACATGGCCGCGACGCCGCCGAATTCGTCGAGGACGTCTCGAGAGTACACGCCCATGCGAGGGAGTTCCTCGAGACCGTCGATCGTCCCGTTATCGCTCTCGTCGACGGCGGTCTTCGCGGAATCGCTGTCGTGGGCTAACGGATCCGTCCCGGCCCTCTCGAGCTCGTAGGTGTCCGGGAGCGCGTCGCCGTCCAGCAACAGTTCGTCGGTGGTCGGCGACGAGTCCGGGGACGACCGGCCGTTCGCGTGTTTCGGCGGTCCGCGGCGCTGCTTTCGGTTGGTGTTGTCCGCCAGTGCCGCCCGAATGCGCTGGTCTCGGTCCTCGAAGCTGACGTTTGCAACGAACGTGACGTTCGACGCTGGCACGGTGCTGTTGCCCGGCTGGACTTCGACCGAGGAACCGCCCTCGACCGTCACCGTCACGTTCCCGAGGTCGTTCGGTCCAACGGCCTCGATCGCACCGCCGATGGTCCGATTTGTGACATCCGAGCCGTTTCGAACGGGGTCGTTTCGGGTCGTGATCCGCAGCCGCGGTGTTGTCTGGCGCTCGAGTTTGTCCAGCGCCTGCTGGCTCTGGCGCCAGGCGGTCATGAACTGCCGGATCGCCCGTGCACGCTCTCGCGCCGTGCGTTCGACGTTGTTGCCCCCGTCGTCCTCGAGGGCTTTCTCACCGCGGTCGTACGCGCGCTCGGCGTTGCGAAGGTGGCTCTCGATCGCGTTCCGATGGCCCGGATTGTCGATATCGTCCTCGAATCGCTCGAGGGCACGCCGCGTATCAGTAATCGAGACGTTGGCCGTCCGCGCGTTGGCCTTCGCGAGCAGCCACGTCGACTCGTTGACGGCCGCCGGATCGGCGTCCGCGAGTGGTGCCATGCGTGAGACGGCAGCGGCGTCCCCTTCGAACACCATGTGGCTCTCGACGCGGTCTTTGTCGAGATAGAGATCGAGCGTCTCGTTGAGCCGCTTCCCGACCCGCTCTTTCAGTCGCTCGTCGCGACGGTCGGCAGGTCGAATCGCTGCGAACTCGGCGACGGCCGCGTACTTCAACTCTAGTGCGGCCGGATCCCGTTCGCCCGCAGCAAAGAGTTGATACGCCCCGTTCAGACCGTCATCGCCGACGGCTGGCTCTGCTGTGCTCCCTCCCGGTGCAGCCAGGGCTGGCCCGATCGCCCCGGTAACCAATAAAATGGAGAACGCTACCCCCAGTATCTTTTGTACCCGCTGGTTGATATAGTCAGAATATAGTAGTAATATAATAAAGTAACGGACAATCCAATACGTTTCCAGGTCGTTAGTGTAACTGCTTCGAGAACGGAACTACGAGGGATCACCTTACCCCTTCGACGGTCGAGGGAGTTCTGCCAGAACACGCGTCTGGCAGCAAATCTGCTATCGGTCGTCCCACGGCCTCTCGAGATTGACGTCCTCGAACCGCTACAAGTAGGTGGCTACGATCGGACGGGAGCAACAATGGCGTCGCTCTCGCTGCACGATCACGTTCGTCCGACTACCGATGACTACCCGGTCGGGATCTATCGCGTCGTCGGTAGCGGCGACGAGACGGTGACGCTGCTTCGCGTCGGAGAGGCCGACGGGCGGCGCGTCGCCACCGGCGAAATCGTAATCGTCCCCGACGACGACCTCGAGGCGTTCGAGCCGGCCGAAAACCCGGACGGAAACCGGCCGCTCGGAGCCACCGTCGTGTCGACCGTCGAAATGGGATACTGGTCGTTCCGAGCGTTCGGCAAGCAACTCGCCGCGCGGCCGTTTCCGGCGGTCGTCGCGGTCGCACTCGTCTTGATCGGGGTCGCTGGCGAGGGCATCCTTCCGGTCCCGGAACTCGTCCTGACCGCGTCGGTGATCGCGGGAGGCCTCTCGCTCGCACTCGTCGGGAGCGGCCGCCTGTAGCGGCGTCCCCGCGGTCGGTCACGACTCGAGCGAGTCGCTCACCGAGTCCCATCGAACGATCGAGAAGCGAGTCGCGATCTGAGATTGCTACTGTTCGCCGAACAGTTCGTCGACCGCCTCCCGCGCCGCGAGCGCGGCGTCGTCGGCGACCTGCTCGGGGTCGGCCTCGTCCTCGGGTGCGTTGAGGTAGACGTCGACTTCGAGCACGCCGTCCTCGAACGTGACGGTGACGTCACAATCACGCACGTCGGATTGCTTGTACCGCGAGAAGATGAGGCCCTCCGCGGCGTCGGAAGCCGTCTGAACGACCGTCTCGTCGGACGGCTCGTCGCTCGACATTTACGCGCCGCCAGCGCCCGGGCCGCCGGGGCCGGCCGGGCCGCCCATGCCGCCGCCACCGCCGAGCAGTTCCTCGAGGTCCTCCTGGAGGCTCTCGAACTGGTCCTGGACGCGCTCTTCCTGCTTCTCGAGGGTCTCGAGGCGGATCTCGAGCGTATCGACTTTGTCCTCGAGGTCCTCCTCGGCCTGGTCGTACTCGGTCTCGACGAGGAGTTCGCCGACGTTGCGGTACATCGTCGTGTCGTCGTCGACGTTCTCGAGTTCCTCGAGGGCGCTTTCGGCCTCGGTCAGGCTCGATTCGGCTTCCTGTTTCTGGACGGCGACTTCCTGTGCCGTCTCCTGGAGGTCCTGCAGCTGCTCGATTTTCTCCTGTGCTTCCGGCGGCAGGTTTCCTTGCATATCTCGACCGTCGCCCTCCGGACTGATAAAGACCAGCTTTATCGTCCGGATCGCCGATCGATCCGGTCGGCTACCGAATCGGCCGTTTCCGATCGTCTACGGCGATTACTCTCCCCCGTCCGTCGCGACCGCGTCGGTTCCGGCCGTCGGCGTCGCGGCGCTGTCGGTTCGGATCAGCAAGTAGCCGCCGACGAGGAACAGCGCACCCCACAGCAGAAAGACGGCGTCCCAGAGGACGGTCGGGCCGGGCCCAGCGGGCCAGACGTGGTGGAGTCCGAGTAGCTGGTGAGCGACGAGCCCCTCGACGACGTTGAACAGGCCCCAGCCCGCGATCACCGCCCCGAGCAGCGTGCGGCCTGATTCGGGCACCGGATGAAACCGCCATGCCCTCGAGAGCAACACGATGCCGATGATGGTGAAGGTGTACGTCGCGAGATGGAAGATCCCGTCGGCCATCACGTTGAGCTCGAGGTCGGTGGCGATGCTCGTGTCGGGGTATGACGAGAGCATGTGGTGAATCTGCAGGATCTGGTGGAAGACGATCCCGTCGAAGAAGCCGCCGATCCCCAACCCGAGCGCGAGGCCGGCCAGCACGAGCGGTTTGGCGTCCCGGCTGAGTCCGAGCCAGGTCGTGGTCTCGTCTGTCATACGCACGGTTCGAACGCACCGGCGAAGACTGCGCTGCCTGCCGGTACAGGCCGCCGCAGATCCGCCGATCCGTCCGGCGTTCAGACTTGCGCCTGCCGGCCTCGTCACCGATCCTCGAGAACTCGCGTACCCGCGTCCGCGGTCCGCTCTGCGACATCGACCAGCGAGAACCAGGTGTTCAGCGCCGCTCGCAGGGCGACGGCGTCGGTGGCGTCGATCTCGAGGACGAGGACGGTGCCCTCGCGCTCGAGCGTCGTTTGCGAGCGGTCGTCGTCGATCTCGCCGATCTCGCGGCGGACGCTCGCAGCGACGAGTCGGGCACGCGACGGTGTCTCGTAATCGAATTCGAGGGTCGCGTCGTGAGAAGGCACGCCGTTACTGCACGTCGACTTCTTTGACGTCGCGGCTGCGTTCTTTCAGGAGTACGCGGTGGCCGCAGTAGGGACAGCGGACG
Proteins encoded in this window:
- a CDS encoding KEOPS complex subunit Pcc1, whose amino-acid sequence is MPSHDATLEFDYETPSRARLVAASVRREIGEIDDDRSQTTLEREGTVLVLEIDATDAVALRAALNTWFSLVDVAERTADAGTRVLEDR
- a CDS encoding universal stress protein is translated as MDEPRDFDDILVPTDGSKAARNGAEQAIKFARRNDATLHVLYAMDMGDADYVAVPSDIAETRRRLEKKGEKFVSEIEDFAADAGVDCVTAVVANTPVEAIHEYVDEHDIDLVVMGKRGRSDPDKPLIGSITNRVVGSLDVPVFTA
- a CDS encoding DUF7557 family protein — encoded protein: MTRTIELDDELAQRIEGHLEDDETIEEFVAELVAIYEQEGRFLQEGA
- a CDS encoding universal stress protein; translated protein: MYDRILFPTDGSDVADAAAEAAVTFARRFDADLHAVHVLEFGELPPGVEDDAADEFAHLGEEAVRSATELAADAGVDATGTVLEGGRPVHRAVLEYADEHDADCIVMGTYGRTGLDRFVLGSVAERILREAPVPVVTVHEDTVVDSALDSVLVPTDGSDCAAAAVDHAIDLATVTDATLHAVNVVDLGVFWDESAAIALDALEDAGERVTERAVERAADAGVATADAAVLTGTPHHEIVAYADEHDIDCIVMGTHGRTGLDRYLLGSATERVVRHTDVPVISVKDRS
- a CDS encoding enoyl-CoA hydratase/isomerase family protein, with protein sequence MLGEDVLLDVQDGIATITLNQPDRMNALSEGIKTGISDALDEVTARDDARVVVLEGAGKAFCAGGDISGMADADYTDHERTQGIVEDCEAIPIRIHNLELPTVATVDGYCVGAGVGVAMSCDMVLASDRAKFALAFRNIGLTLDYATSLFVTRAVGPYVAKELALTGETISGEEADEIGLINHAYPANEFEDEAGDLIERIATGPTVALHYSVRNIDRSYNSSIREVVEREAKSQNLASGTQDHREGVEAFGEDRDPSFEGH
- a CDS encoding universal stress protein, whose amino-acid sequence is MKLLVAVDGSEEAANALEYATDIADAFEGSITIVYVVDPAVYDEGGRGPVSTLTDAEQRLILESIEAAERRGGDVLEEATERAKTFGHDVEDELLYGDPAAEIPDYATAEGFDAIYVGHRGRSERAERLLGSVAKEVVERATVPVTVVR
- a CDS encoding putative zinc-binding protein gives rise to the protein MSADYDDLPLVYSCSGCSSAAQMANDLAVRLDRERRAEMSCIAGVGGDVPPLVNTATDDRPTLVIDGCPLECARKCLAQHDVTPDRHVNLAERGVPKEYHAGYDDERAAAVYEELVDALEGLEATR
- a CDS encoding enoyl-CoA hydratase/isomerase family protein; this encodes MSDSIDTSFADRVVTITMNEPERGNPLSRDDYLTIYDALQAARDTDARCVVLEGAGDAFSSGFDVESMGESDDDGTLHDSVEQIQRHEHRLVRELITHPLPIIGKIDGPAIGDAAGFAIACDIPLASERTRIGFSHVRFGLSMDCGISYVLPRLVGRGLAMELAMTGRIVDGERAQELGLVNHVFATDEFEARADEIVSEIATGPPIALKHIKELVRTSHETSLEDALANEATRQTIVFETEDYRRAVEALREGEEPEFRGR
- a CDS encoding DUF2243 domain-containing protein, whose protein sequence is MTDETTTWLGLSRDAKPLVLAGLALGLGIGGFFDGIVFHQILQIHHMLSSYPDTSIATDLELNVMADGIFHLATYTFTIIGIVLLSRAWRFHPVPESGRTLLGAVIAGWGLFNVVEGLVAHQLLGLHHVWPAGPGPTVLWDAVFLLWGALFLVGGYLLIRTDSAATPTAGTDAVATDGGE
- a CDS encoding DNA-directed RNA polymerase subunit P encodes the protein MSYKCSRCKRDVQLDEYGGVRCPYCGHRVLLKERSRDVKEVDVQ
- a CDS encoding AI-2E family transporter; translation: MGEADSSIRNVRVWAARDRLGWWLLGAALLAVLGLVINHYLPWLVFGLFIYYVARPITRRLERRIASPTLVAALTLLLIVVPIVVMLGAILLVALGQLVTAMAELPVDSILAQLPVQISDLPNTPSEVYDTTVVLIQEPSVQTLLGSVGQAIGAVGAVLFNMFISLLIAFFLLVSDRDIADWFESNVFGEEGLVTDYFSAIDRGLGSIYFGYTMTIFAVIILSAIIYTLFNVFAPGGLAIPSAVLFAVVTGLFTLVPLVGRSIVYVAIAGTLAVQAATVDPRLLWFPLAFLAVMIVAFDNLVRTYIRPFLSGRLLHTGLVMFAYLFGPPLFGWSGIFLGPFLMVFIVTFVRMILPVLVDPERERVDIEPEHTLDEFAESPGEQGETPPSEVDRTDIGTG
- a CDS encoding DUF3194 domain-containing protein, which gives rise to MSSDEPSDETVVQTASDAAEGLIFSRYKQSDVRDCDVTVTFEDGVLEVDVYLNAPEDEADPEQVADDAALAAREAVDELFGEQ
- a CDS encoding pyridoxamine 5'-phosphate oxidase family protein gives rise to the protein MSVDELQEYGLEKMSDDDVRGFLSSQKTGVLGLPGEDAPYLLPLTFGYDGETRLYFTFLLGSSSRKQMLSEAADAASFLAFKVDTMYNWESALLQGSITAVPESEWDSLETVLSETWRPELFDTATLSGDVSVYEFEIGELTGIKHQGLPPALRTTDEPE
- a CDS encoding prefoldin subunit beta, which codes for MQGNLPPEAQEKIEQLQDLQETAQEVAVQKQEAESSLTEAESALEELENVDDDTTMYRNVGELLVETEYDQAEEDLEDKVDTLEIRLETLEKQEERVQDQFESLQEDLEELLGGGGGMGGPAGPGGPGAGGA